The following is a genomic window from Falco naumanni isolate bFalNau1 chromosome 10, bFalNau1.pat, whole genome shotgun sequence.
TTATtggtggcagggagggcagctcGCCCCCTCCCCATGCCAGGAGTAGCACCCACCCCAGGGTGGtgcagctgggggctggctcGGGGCACCCCAGCCCGGccaggagcagctcccagccccacatccTGCAGCCAGAGAGCCAGGGAGGTGGGGGACGGGGGGGAGCAACTGATTGTGCCCCATAGTCCTACCTCAGTGGGGTGGTGAGGGGCTTGGGAACCCCCCCATCCTGGGGCAGATGGGGATTGTGCAGCCTCTGCCCGAGAGAGGCAGCACCCGTGGGAGTGGGGATGCATCCatgggagcagggatgctgttGCCCACCCTGTCTGCTtggcaccccctccccagccacccaccaTCCCGGGGGCCTGGTGGGCCAGGCCTGCTGGTCCTGCAGACCCCCTCCTCCTCTATCCTActcctcctcttcatcctcctcctgctcatACCATGCCGGGCACACATGGCACCTGGGCCCTAAGGAGCCACATGGCCACCGGGGCTGTCCCCACTGGCTGGTGGTGCGGCAGAGGGGTCTGTGTCCCCAGGGAGCCCCCGAGCTTTGGAGCTCAAgctggggctgcctgtgggagctggggggggtgcAGTCTCAGAGGGGGTGGTGGGCGGCAGAGTGACTGCCGATGGGTTCCCAGAGGGGCTCAGTGTGCTTGGAGGGGGCTCGCCAGCCCCCGTGCTCCCCAGAGAGGGGCCGTAAGGGGCTGTGTTGcggagcaggagctgggccaGGCGGTGGCGGGGGGGCTGGGTTGATGCAGGGGGGCTGGGTTGATGTGGGGTGCCAGCGGGCGAGTCCTGGTGGgttggggacagggatggggacgggTCGCTGCTCTGCAGTGGGAGCCGAGCATCTGTGGCTAACAGAGAGATACCTGTGGTTAGCACCTGCCTCTCCCTCCGGGGCCCTCCAGCCTGTGCGGGGGGCACCCAACCACCCTGGGGTGCCGCAGCACGGCCATGTCCAACAGGACTGGGGGGTCCCAAGCCAGATCCTGCCACCGGCATCTCGGAGCCCGGGCATCCCCATTACCTTGGCAGGGCGGGCAGCaggcggcgggcagcgcggcgggctCTGCGCAGGAGCGGGGACACAGCCTCTTCTCACAGCTCACCTCCCCGAGCTGGCAGCGAGGGGCGAAGGTGGGGGTCAGCCATCCCCACCCTCCCCTCTGCTACCAGCGTGGGCACCCCACAGCATGGGCACCCCATGGGCACCCTGTGGGCATGGGCACCACATGGACACCCTGTGGGCACCCTGTGGGGCACCCCATGGACGTGGGGCAccccatgggcaggggcaccacGTGGACACAGGCACCTCACAGCCATGGGCACCCCATCGACACCCTGTGGGCACCCCATGGACACGGGCACCCCATGGACACGGGCACCCTGTGGGCACGGGCACCCCACAGACACCCCGCTCACCTGGCAGGTACAGCGGGTGCAGGGCTGTCCCTCGGGGGTGAAGGTCTGGCCGTTCACCACCTTTCTACCCTGGTAGTTGCAGTCTGGGGGGAGTGAGGCAGTGCTCAGCGCATGGTGGGGGGCTCACCAGGCGGGGGGATGGGGACCCCTGCTCCCCGCCCCACCCTGTTCCAGGCTCCTACCATTACAGACGGGGCAGCACTCGCCCTCGGGGTGGAAGGGGTAGGTGCAGAAGATGGCACAGTCCATGGGCGAGCAGGCCACCGAGCCCAGCTGCGAGAGACGGGAGAGATGCACGAGGGCTGGGTGTTAGCGcccgctgggctgggctgggctgggctgggggaaaaGGGGCAGCCCCGAAATGCCCGGGAGCTTTTTCCTGCAACGGAGGAAAAAACTGGGGCTCAGCCCACGGGGCAGGAGCCAAAAACGTCTCGCGGTCCCCGGCACAGCCCTCACCAGGCAAATACAGCTGAGACAGGGATCCAGGACGGAGGGGAAGGTCTCATTGTTGTAGAAGATCCTTCCCATGTAGGTACAGcctgcagagaggagaggggcaCTTGTGGTGCCCAGGTGGCTCTGGGACCCCCGGGAGACCTCTCTGCTTAAGCCCAGCCTTGCTGGGTCTGGTCCTGCCtcaggctgtgggcaggggacacagaggggcCGCGGTGGAGCCAGCACCCCTCCAACAAGCACCCACGGCCCCCCTCACCTGCCGAGCAGTCGGGGCAGCACTGCCCAGGGATGCGGATGGGGTAGGGACAGGTCTCCACGCAGTCCGTCCGCTTGCAGCTGACCGAGCCGTCTGCCTGCAGGGGAGAAGCACTTGCCAGAGACCGTGGGCTGCCCAGCACCGCAGGGTTTAAAGCCCACGAAgccggggagctgctggggaccaCGGCCGCGAGCAGCCTGGCATCccaagggaaggaggggaacaGGAGCCGTgcgccggggcaggggcaggtaGGAGGAGTGAAGCAGAGCAGGTTCTCATTCACCTGGCAGATGCATAACTCACAGGGATCGCCCGGAGACCAGATCTGTCCGATGGGAAATTCCACCCCGTTGTCATCCACGAAGCAACCTGGGGGAGTACATGGCGGGGGACgtgggcacccccagcccatcTGCCTCCCGGTGCGTGTGCGCTGCTGGACGCTTGTGCAGTGCCCATCCTCTGCCCACTCCCCACCTCCAAACCCCGTGGCTGTGTAGCCCCCCGTGCCCTGCCAGGCCCTGTGCACCCCCACATCCACCTCCCCCACTTTCTTCTGCCCTCCCTGTCCCTGGCTGTCCCCCACATCCCACCCTCCCTGTGCACAGACATTCCCAACCTCCCACCCTCCCTGTCACCAAGTGCCCCCCACATCCCACCCTCCCTACATGTCCCCTACATCCTGTCCTCActgtccccccccaccccactcctcCTGTCCCCAGGCATCCCCCACATCCCACCCTCCCCATCAACAAGTGTTCCCCACATCCCATCTCCCCTGTCCCTAGCTATCCCGCCGCAATCCcaccctgcctgtccccaggtgCCCCTCAGCGAGGGCTCaccggcgggggccggggggtcCCGGCAGGTGAAGCAGCACTGCCCAGGGCCCAGGTGCCGCTGGTGCTGTGGGCAGTCCAGCACGGGGCAGGGGGCAAAGGAGCACTCCACCTCGCCgccctggggacatggggacaagTCATCCAGCTGGGCCCAGCCCTGTGCTTACCCATCCCGCCTCAGCCCCGAGCAAAGGCTGGATCCCCCCAGCAGGATGGTGTGGGGAATCCTCGGGGACCTCCAGCCCCagggtccccccagccccgccgggaCCCACCCGGCAGACGCAGGTGGTGCAGTCATCCCCATCCAGGCTGAACCGGGCACCGTGAGCATACGTGCGGCCCCGAAAACTGCACtttgctggggaggagagaggcagcagggccaggactgGGGTCAGGGAGTGAAGCATGGCTTCTGCTGAACCTCCACCCCAAACctccatccccaggagagcccTGGGCTCCCGCTGCCCCACGCGCCTCAAGGgttgggggtcctggggggacCCACcgggctggcaggagcagcagtcggctggtgaggtgctggggcaggagcccGGGGGGCACTCGGGGGAGATACAGGAGATGTTGCCAGCCTGCAGAGGAGAGTGTGAGGCTGTCACGGGGCAGCCAAGGGGCAACGTGCCCCTTCCCCGCCATGGGGGGACAGCGCCAGGACATCACCTGCCACAGCGCATCCCTCTCCATTGCCCTGGAGGCACACGGCTGAGGGGGGATGCCAGGGGATgctcccatccccatcccagccGTCCAGGGCTTACCAGGCAGACGCAGACAGTGCAGTTCCCATCGGATGGGGAGAAGACGTCGCCCTCGGCCCGGGCCACCCCCTCGTGCAGGCAGCCTGCAAGGCAGGCGGGTCAGGGGGGGCCGCCCCAGGCAGTGGGCTGGAGGGGCCAGGGCTCACCtgtgcagctggggcagcagccccccgcTGGAGCGGGCAGCGGGTGGGAGCAGGTCACAGGGCAGCTCACAGCCTCACAGAGCACTTGTCCCCCCTGCAAGGGACatgccagctcagcccagcagctggtgtggtggggagaggggtggggaggagggggggctTACCTGGCAGGCACAGCTCCGACACCCCGGCTCTGTCCAGCGAGCGCCAAGCTCCCAGGTGGCCCCACGGTACCAACAGCGAGGAGCTGATGGGGAGGAGGTACCGGGGGCTCCCATGGCACGCGGGGATGCCTCGGtggccagggatgctggggcaggagaaggtGAAGGGAGTTGGGTCCCAGGAGCTGCGGCAGGGAGGTGAGGCGAGGGGGAGCCCCTGGGGACCAGGAGCGATCCCCCtgagccaggagggagcaggacaAGGGTGGGTGGATGCTGCAGGGACTGCAGGATGGGCGATGGGGCCAGGATGGATTTGGGATAGCCTAGGAAGAAAGCAACAGACATGACTTAGGgtagcagggagctgggagcatcctgctctgctcccctgccctggtCCAGAGGAGAGGGATACCTTCACAGGAGACCCTGTCACCACTGAGCCGGTACCCAGGGCGGCAGGAGCAGAGATAGCTGCCCAGGGTGTTGTGGCAGGTGTGCTGGCAGGCTCGGCGCTCTCCTGGCCACCGGCATTCGTTGACATCTGGGGGACAAGGGGACTTGCCAGTGCccaggcaggaggtgctgcGCCCTGGGAAATGGCTCAGGAGGGAGCTCGGAGCACCGAGCTGTCCCCTGCATCGTGGCCCTTGTAAGGATGAGGACAAGGTGACAGCACCGTGCCAATGGGCTCAATGGCCACCTCGGTCCCCTGGGCTTCGCGGCACAGGAAGAGGGGGCCGGTGTGGCGCTCACCAACGCAGGAGTGCCGGTTCCCGTGGAGGTGGTAGCCAGGCCGGCAGGAGCAGCGGTAGCTGCCGATGCTGTTCTTGCAGCGGTGCTGGCACGGTGTGGCCAGGCACTCGTCCGTATCTGGGGGGCAGAGGCTGAGGGTCAGCAGCCCCGGCTGACCCCCGCGTGCCCCCTGGCCCCCACGCACCCTGGCAGCTGTGGCGGTCGGCGGAGAGCTGCATGCCAGGGCCACACTCGCAGACGAAGCCACCCTCGGTGTTGACGCAGAGACCCTCGCAAGCGGCACTCAGGCACTCATTGATGTCTGGAAACaagagggcagagctggagatggGGCGCCGCCACCACCGGCACCCCTTGTCCCTCCGGGACCTCCCCATCCCGGCTCACCGGTGCAGCGGACGCCGTTAGCCGTCTCCACCATGGAGAAGCCGAGGGGGCAGACACGGGCCACCTCCTGGCACCCGCCATGGTTACAGGAGAGGTCACAGCCGTACTCCCCACACGTCCCCGTTGGCTCTGAAACAGGGACAGGGAGACCACAGGGCACCAAtgccaccccagcccagcactgtgGCACCCACTCCCCAGATCCCGCAGGGACTGCCCTGGGAGCAACCCTACCCCTGCCAGACACAGGGACTGCactgggggatgctgcagggaaaggTGACAAGGAACAATGTGCCCTGCCAGGAGAACGCAGGGATGCGGGGCTTTGGCACGACTGGGAGCAGACGGGTACCTGGGCAGGTGATGCCCTGTTCTCCATCCGGACATGAGCAGAGGTTGGGGGCAATGCACAAGCCGCTGCCACAGCCGAAGGAGCAGAGCGCTGcggggagcagggacaggcagcagtCAGGAAGGCAGGGACCCCCATCCGACCCCGTGCCCCCACAGCCCATACTCACGCAGGGTGCACTGCCCGCTGCCCGGGGACAGCATCCACCCGGGACAACATCCGCTGCCGAAGCCCGAGAAGCAGACGTGGGGCCCCACGCGGCGCCTGCAGGATGGTGGACAGACCAGAGGCTGAGGCCACCCTGCCCCGAGCCCCCAGGGCAGAGAGCAAAGGTCCCGGGGGAGCTCCTCCAGCCAGCGGGGAGCCCTCTGCCCCGGGAACGCGGGGCCAGAGGACACACAGGAGCAGTCACTGCGTGCCCATGGCCACCCTGTCCCAGGCAGCAAAGCATGGCATggagcaggggtgggggagtgAACTGGGGGGCAAACCAGGGTGCAGTAGGACCCCAGTGCCAGGTGGGACAGAGGAAGGGGACCGTGCCCTGGCCAGCCCCAACACCCCAGCACGTGGTGACAGGGAGAAACGTCCCCCAGCAGGACACAGGGAGCAGGATACAGGGAGAAGGTTAGGGATGCGGGGAGCAGGACCCCTGCGAGGGTCACGTTCCCCTGgtcccagccacccccaggcagagggaggggtGCATGGGGTGCCAGCCCCTCTGGCTGGAACTGGAGGCATGGCCGGAGCCCCGAAGGCAGCCGAGAGGATGgatggctggagctgggcacgGCACGCTGCCATCCCCAGGTGTAGctgagagagggagaaggaaaagagggggGACCCGGCTACCTCTCCACGGCAAAGCTGGCTGGCTTCTTCCTCCCGGGGTacaccctgccctggctgcccgGGAAGAACAGGGACACACAGGCAGCCTGGAAGAACAGCTCGACCAACATGACAGGCGGCTGCGGCCGGCGGCACGCTCCCagtgcctgccttcctgcctgccttcctcctgcctcGGCGGCACGGGCGCCTACCGCATGCTGGCCCTTggccctgctcctcctcccgcccgccgggccgggaACAatgcggggggtggggggaggcgaGAGCGGGGAGCGCTGCAGGGGGGAAAGCCATCGGCACCCAgccctccacccacccacccacccaccccggCAAGGGGGGACGCGTGGGCCTGGGGATGCTCGCCCCAAGGCTGGCTTGCTTGGCCAGGGTGTGCGGCTCCATCCCGGCCGTCAGCGTGGTGGCgacagggcagggaagggggtcCCCAAGGcggtgggaagcagcagcgaAAGCGTccccccttctttcctttcccacatCTGGCAAAGCTCCGGCATggcctctccccacccctcctcctcctcctggcgGCACTGGgctgccttcccagccctgcacagggaCCCACCAAAGAGGAGCACGCAGCAGATAAAGGGGCCAAAGTGGAGCCGGGGCAGTGGGGTGCGCCCAGCCGGGAGAGGGGTGCAGGATGCTGCGGGACACCCATGCAGCGGTGTCACCCCGCTCTGAGGCTCAGGGTCACCCCCCAGCCAAACCCCCCGCCCAGCCCCTCAGCGCTGCCCGGGCGAGGGGCTGAAGCGAAGGTCGCAGGCAGGTAAATGATTTATAGCAGGGAGCAAAGGGCTCCGGCCGCCGCTTTGCGCAGAGGCACGGTCAATACCCGCAGCCTCGCCGCAGGGGGACAGacctgcagcctccagctccccagccagtGTGGATTTCCCCCAAAACTCCGTTCCTGCCCAAGGGTTGGGgtcacccagcccagccccagcaccaccctCCCCCTACATGCTTAGAAATTACAATTACAGGGTGCTGGGTGCGGGGCGCACACCAGTTCTAGGGGTGCAGGACCCCCAGTGCAGCCGCAGCTCAAGGGGAGCAAGGAAACCCCTGCCCTTGGGGGATGCAACCCCAGCCCCCGGCTCGGGCAGGCGGCTGCGCAAACATGGctggagcgtggccagcagcacGGGATCAACacccggccctgccccggccaGCAGCGCTTCTAACCCGGCCGCGGAGGCTTgtttgcaacaggaaaaaaaaccccaaaactggcCGAGAAAGGGGAGGCTGCCAGCATCGCATcagcaccagcatccccagtTTGGGTGGGGAAGGATGGTGCGTGCAGGAGCGGCACGGAGCCAGGCCTGCCAGCCTCCACAGGCTGGTGtgcaccccaggaccccccagTTTAGTGAGGGGGCCGAGGAAGCAAGGGGTGCCAGGCAGGCAAGGGCAGAGCCCAACCACCCCAGCTCATACAAACGCCGCCTGCTCGAGCACATGCTCCAGACCCTTCGCCGAGGGTCACAGCCGGCTTCCCCCCGTCCTGCACCTCTGGGCAGGGACATGCCCAAAGAGCTTCCTCCCGGTGACCTCCTCAAGAACACCAGGGCTGCCTAGCTGTTCAGAGATGTCCACGGGAGCCCAAGGATGCTTTCGGCACCAACTTTCTTTCGGGATGCTGCCCACatcttgctgctgcagggagggaagaaTTTGGGGAAAACCTGCACAGGATGGGATCAGTGGGATCTGAACTGGGTGGCTTACGGACAGGGCTCGCACGCCAGGGGAGATCCAGCCTGGCACAGGGCGGGAGAGTGGacacagagctggggagaggccCGGGGTAACACCCAatgccaggaggaggagagggcagcagggagccggggcagctgcagccagggcagcccctggcttTGGACAATTTACAGCACAGACAAATAGAGAGCAGGAGGGGAATTGTTAAGCTGAATGCTACGCACAGAGAACCGCAGCCCTGCGGGCGGCCACTCACTCCCCCGTGGACCCCGCTGCGTTCGTGAAGGGTGCATGGGCAGACGGGGTAGGTACCCCAGCGCAATTCCACcttgctgggagcagcagcccagacGCTCAACCTATGAGTTACCAGCAGAATTCAGCATCGTTAGCGCTAATTGATGCTCGAGGAGGAGCAGCCCGAGACCCTGCATCCATCAGCCTCACCCAACACCTGcttcctgccagccccagcgccTGCGGCAGGAGCCTCTCCCACGGCAGCAGCAGAGGGTGCCTGGGTCCCCGCATGCCAACTGAGGAGAAGGTGACGGAGCAGAGGATGAGTCCCCCTGTCACTCACACAGCCGGGCTCGCAGTCACAGGGAGTGAGGGCACCGGTAAGGAGCAGCCAGAGTGGGACGATGCAGCAACAACTGGAAAATCAGGCCCCAggtccccagctctgcagggacacaggctgccagctgcaggggacACGAGGCTCACAAGGAAAAGGCCAGGGCGGCTCGAGAAGGGTCTCCAGCTCCCATCCACGCCACTGCCAACGCTGGCCGCTGCCAGAGGCGGGCACCCCTGGGGTCCCAGGAAGGTGGAGAGTGCTGCTGCCACTACACCGtctcctctcccacctctgATCTACTACCACCACACAAGCTGGGCCCAGAAGCTGCCAAAAAGCACTGCTCCTGGGGAGGGGCAATCCGCAGAGATGAGTTTCTTCCAAAGGCTGGTACATGGGCAAAACCtcaaaaattcagcaaaagatCTGCCTCCTAACTGGGGCGCTTGGCGATGCTGCTGCCAACCTGTTTGCACTAGGCTGCACCCAGAGGCAAAACTAAAAGTTCTTTCAAGTCAAAAGAAGAGCCCTAAAAATGCATCTGGAAAAAGAGACACAtgccccagcacctgcaggtCGCCCCGCTGAGCCCGCTGCCCCCCACGCTGCTCTTGCCCTTTCAGCGTGGGGAAAACTGCCTTGGGTCGGGCAAGGGGTGCCTCCAGCCAGCCGAGGACACGGCTCTGCACAGCCGGTACCACCCCTGCGGTCATGAGGAGGAGTTCGGCACCATGAGACAGACCTTTCCTCTTGGACTACTTTATTTGGTAAAACTCAGAAACCAACAACTGATTGAGCTTCCCAGAACTTCCCTCCC
Proteins encoded in this region:
- the VWCE gene encoding von Willebrand factor C and EGF domain-containing protein isoform X1, whose product is MLVELFFQAACVSLFFPGSQGRVYPGRKKPASFAVERRRVGPHVCFSGFGSGCCPGWMLSPGSGQCTLPLCSFGCGSGLCIAPNLCSCPDGEQGITCPEPTGTCGEYGCDLSCNHGGCQEVARVCPLGFSMVETANGVRCTDINECLSAACEGLCVNTEGGFVCECGPGMQLSADRHSCQDTDECLATPCQHRCKNSIGSYRCSCRPGYHLHGNRHSCVDVNECRWPGERRACQHTCHNTLGSYLCSCRPGYRLSGDRVSCEGYPKSILAPSPILQSLQHPPTLVLLPPGSGGSLLVPRGSPSPHLPAAAPGTQLPSPSPAPASLATEASPRAMGAPGTSSPSAPRCWYRGATWELGARWTEPGCRSCACQGGQVLCEAVSCPVTCSHPLPAPAGGCCPSCTGCLHEGVARAEGDVFSPSDGNCTVCVCLAGNISCISPECPPGSCPSTSPADCCSCQPAKCSFRGRTYAHGARFSLDGDDCTTCVCRGGEVECSFAPCPVLDCPQHQRHLGPGQCCFTCRDPPAPAGCFVDDNGVEFPIGQIWSPGDPCELCICQADGSVSCKRTDCVETCPYPIRIPGQCCPDCSAGCTYMGRIFYNNETFPSVLDPCLSCICLLGSVACSPMDCAIFCTYPFHPEGECCPVCNDCNYQGRKVVNGQTFTPEGQPCTRCTCQLGEVSCEKRLCPRSCAEPAALPAACCPPCQATDARLPLQSSDPSPSLSPTHQDSPAGTPHQPSPPASTQPPRHRLAQLLLRNTAPYGPSLGSTGAGEPPPSTLSPSGNPSAVTLPPTTPSETAPPPAPTGSPSLSSKARGLPGDTDPSAAPPASGDSPGGHVAP
- the VWCE gene encoding von Willebrand factor C and EGF domain-containing protein isoform X2, with translation MLVELFFQAACVSLFFPGSQGRVYPGRKKPASFAVERRRVGPHVCFSGFGSGCCPGWMLSPGSGQCTLPLCSFGCGSGLCIAPNLCSCPDGEQGITCPEPTGTCGEYGCDLSCNHGGCQEVARVCPLGFSMVETANGVRCTDINECLSAACEGLCVNTEGGFVCECGPGMQLSADRHSCQDTDECLATPCQHRCKNSIGSYRCSCRPGYHLHGNRHSCVDVNECRWPGERRACQHTCHNTLGSYLCSCRPGYRLSGDRVSCEGYPKSILAPSPILQSLQHPPTLVLLPPGSGGSLLVPRGSPSPHLPAAAPGTQLPSPSPAPASLATEASPRAMGAPGTSSPSAPRCWYRGATWELGARWTEPGCRSCACQGGQVLCEAVSCPVTCSHPLPAPAGGCCPSCTGCLHEGVARAEGDVFSPSDGNCTVCVCLAGNISCISPECPPGSCPSTSPADCCSCQPAKCSFRGRTYAHGARFSLDGDDCTTCVCRGGEVECSFAPCPVLDCPQHQRHLGPGQCCFTCRDPPAPAGCFVDDNGVEFPIGQIWSPGDPCRRLGQLQADGLRGDLSLPHPHPWAVLPRLLGSAPLLSAGCTYMGRIFYNNETFPSVLDPCLSCICLLGSVACSPMDCAIFCTYPFHPEGECCPVCNDCNYQGRKVVNGQTFTPEGQPCTRCTCQLGEVSCEKRLCPRSCAEPAALPAACCPPCQATDARLPLQSSDPSPSLSPTHQDSPAGTPHQPSPPASTQPPRHRLAQLLLRNTAPYGPSLGSTGAGEPPPSTLSPSGNPSAVTLPPTTPSETAPPPAPTGSPSLSSKARGLPGDTDPSAAPPASGDSPGGHVAP